The following coding sequences lie in one Aspergillus puulaauensis MK2 DNA, chromosome 3, nearly complete sequence genomic window:
- a CDS encoding uncharacterized protein (COG:S;~EggNog:ENOG410PS5P) yields MMAPKLSLQFNSSFDGQESPEVLSDFDQSTSPESSPSAVSPHETRAQDWESHGRYSPRAVVASRFGELAIRGDFQLHDRSLHQTNLLPFYQPNGFSTQYSDLHGAHDMNELAPSAAIQRYSPPSPSLDGHAPPTSDSVANAESHPQPAEPVRNSRQLSTSPRKNKRSTSVPASIKAARERGSNDSPSLPGDPDHSLLTWSDSEITGHIPTDPDDDGYGINGIGFKPTAAIAWSRSQKRQKQVAEWKSREAKEARERRRERRVGNDLDKLRTVQSGSIQKKVKFDV; encoded by the coding sequence atgatggcaccGAAGTTGTCATTGCAGTTCAACTCCTCATTTGACGGGCAAGAATCGCCCGAGGTGCTGAGTGACTTTGATCAGTCCACGTCCCCAGAATCCAGTCCCTCCGCCGTCAGCCCTCACGAAACCAGGGCCCAAGACTGGGAGAGCCATGGGAGATACAGTCCTCGAGCGGTGGTAGCTAGCCGCTTTGGTGAACTGGCAATACGGGGCGATTTCCAGCTCCACGATCGCAGTCTCCACCAAACcaaccttcttcctttttaCCAGCCAAACGGCTTTTCAACACAATATTCTGATCTTCATGGCGCTCATGACATGAACGAGTTGGCCCCTTCAGCAGCAATACAGCGCTATTCCCCACCTTCACCTTCGCTTGACGGCCATGCTCCTCCTACCTCGGACTCAGTCGCCAACGCTGAgtcccatccccaaccgGCTGAACCAGTGAGAAATTCAAGACAACTGTCTACAAGCCCCCGAAAAAATAAGCGAAGTACGAGTGTTCCTGCATCTATAAAGGCGGCAAGAGAACGCGGCTCCAACGACTCACCATCACTTCCTGGAGATCCGGACCATAGTTTACTTACATGGAGCGACTCTGAAATAACCGGCCACATTCCAACGGAtcctgatgatgatggataTGGGATCAACGGCATAGGCTTTAAGCCCACCGCAGCGATTGCTTGGTCTAGATCGCAGAAAAGACAGAAGCAGGTTGCAGAATGGAAAAGccgagaagcaaaagaagcgCGGGAGCGGCGAAGAGAACGGCGGGTTGGCAACGACTTGGATAAGTTGCGAACAGTTCAGTCAGGTTCTATACAGAAGAAGGTTAAATTCGACGTCTGA
- a CDS encoding uncharacterized protein (COG:S;~EggNog:ENOG410PSGF;~InterPro:IPR022533;~PFAM:PF12597;~TransMembrane:2 (i93-111o117-135i);~go_component: GO:0005743 - mitochondrial inner membrane [Evidence IEA];~go_process: GO:0033617 - mitochondrial cytochrome c oxidase assembly [Evidence IEA]), translating to MADDTRQTTAPIPSQNAGEQPSEQPSKSKPKYERPQSQVGKLWEAFGNPEESANMLPTASGKKPNDVSVTEAMKSMSMKDAASFYKAPCARDSLLLGIGAGFGVGGVRGVLGGTRSIWSACNWAVGIFAITSLAAHEFCQRRRIQELDGMKQAVELMKDLKIKKQREKEQQIADAARLAEEERKRQSWTNLANYKFW from the exons ATGGCTGACGATACACGACAAACTACAGCACCTATTCCGTCCCAAAATGCGGGCGAGCAACCCTCGGAGCAACCATCGAAGTCGAAACCAAAGTATGAGCGCCCACAGTCGCAAGTTGGGAAATTATGGGAAGCATTTGGAAACCCGGAAGAGTCAGCGAACATGCTACCAACGGCGTCTGGAAAGAAACCGAATGATGTTTCGGTCACGGAGGCTATGAAATCAATGTCGATGAAAGATGCGGCCTCGTTCTACAAAGCGCCGTGTGCGCGCGATTCTTTGCTACTCGGCATTGGCGCTGGTTTCGGCGTTGGCGGGGTGAGGGGTGTTCTGGGAG GAACGCGTTCTATATGGTCTGCATGTAATTGGGCTGTCGGTATCTTCGCCATTACGTCTCTCGCCGCGCATGAGTTCTGCCAACGCCGCCGGATACAAGAATTGGACGGAATGAAACAAGCCGTGGAATTGATGAAGGATTTGAAGATTAAAAAGCAGCGTGAGAAGGAACAGCAGATTGCAGACGCTGCCCGCTtagcggaagaagagaggaaacGCCAGAGTTGGACGAATTTAGCAAACTACAAGTTTTGGTAG